The Streptomyces sp. B3I8 nucleotide sequence CTCGCAGTGGGGTCGCGTCTTCGGCGGCTCCGGCGGCGCCCAGGCCCGGGGCGACAGCGGCACGACGGCGCCCGTGCGCACCGGCCGGCGCATCGGGGCGCTCGCCCTGGGGGTCGCCGTCGTCGTGCCGCTCGCGCTGCCCACACTGGACGGCGGGCTGCTGGACGCCGCCGGCGCGGGCGTGGGCCAGGGCACGGGCGGCGGCACGATCTCGGCGGTCAACCCCCTGGTGTCGCTGCGCGACAGCCTGAACACGGACGACGACCGCCAGGTGCTGTCGTACCGCACCAGCACCGAGGACACGCAGGACATGTATCTGCGGATCGTGGCGCTGGACGACTTCGACGGCACCACCTGGAGACCGGCCCAGCGGCACATCGAGGACGTGCCCGGCACCTTCCCCGACCCGGCGGGGCTCGCCCGGGACGTCCGGCGCGACGAGATCCGCACGCGGATAGCGGCGGCGGACACCTATGCCCAGGACTGGCTGCCGATGCCGTATCCGGCGAGCGGTGTCGACGTCGACGGCAAGTGGCGGTACGAGCCGGTGGGCCGCACGCTCGTCGGCGACCACGGGCAGACCACCAAGGGCGCGCGCTACACAGTGCGCAGCCTGGTCGTGCAGCCGACCGCACGCCAGCTGGCCACGGCGCCCGCGCCGTCGGCGGAGTTGGAGCGGGAGTTCACCAAGGTGCCCGCCTCGCTGCCGGACGTGGTGGCCGAGAAGGCCGCGGAAGTGACCAAGGGCGCGCACAACCACTACGAGCAGGCGGTGAAGCTCCAGGACTGGTTCGCCCTCAACGGTGGCTTCACCTACGACACCCAGGTGGAGGTCGGCAGCGGCTCCGGGGCGATCGCCCGCTTCCTGCGGGACAAGCGCGGCTTCTGCGTCCACTTCTCCTTCGCGATGGCGTCGATGGCGCGGACGCTGGGCATTCCGGCCCGGGTCGCGGTCGGCTTCACCCCGGGGACGGCGCAGGCCGACGGGTCGATGTCGGTGGGCCTGCGGGACGCGCACGCGTGGCCGGAACTGTACTTCGAGGGTGTCGGCTGGACCCGCTTCGAGCCGACCCCGAACCGGGGGACGACTCCGGAGTACACGCGGACCCGGACGCCGACGGGCGAGGAGTCGAAGGCCCCGGAGGCGACGGAGTCGGCCTCCGCGACCGCGTCGGCCGAACCGTCCGCGGACGAGAGCTGCTCGCCCGACCAGAAGCGGCTGCAGGCCTGCCCGACCGAATCGGCCCTGGCGGGCGCCGCCTCGCACGACGACGGGCCGCCGTGGTGGCAGATCGCCGGCCTCGCCGCCCTGGTGCTGCTGGTGCTGGTCGTGCCGCTGCTGCCGATGCTGTGGCGGCAGAGACGGCGGGCGGCGCGGCTCGGCGGGCACGGGCGCGGCGAGCACGAGACGGCCGGGCACGCCCTGGCGGTGTGGCAGGAGGTCATGGACTCCGCCTGGGACCTCGGCATCGTGCCGGACGACTCGCTGACCCCGCGCAGGACGGCGGAGCGGATCGTGCGGCTCGGGGGGCTCGGCGGCGGGGCGGCGGAGGCGATGCACCGGCTGGCCTCGGCGGTGGAGGCGGTGCTGTACGCGCCGCGGCCGCGACCGGTCGCGGGGGTGGCGCGGGACGCGCGGGTCGTTCTGGGTGCCCTGCGGGCGGCGGTGGGTGGCGGAGCTCGCCTGCGGGCAGCGGTGGCGCCGCGGTCGGTGCGGCGGGTGATGTGGGCGGTGGCGGAGCGGTGGGCGGGTCTGCGGGCCGCGGTGCGTGCCCGTGTCCCGTCCGTGCCCCGGCGGGCACAGGGCTGAGGGGGGCGGGTCGGGAGGTTTCATCGCCCCCGCCGCCCCTGCCCTTCCCGTCCCCGGGGGCTCCGCCCCCGGGCCCCGAAGGATCGCGCACGCCCCCGCCGCCCCCGAAAGGGGCGGCGGGGGCGAGGAAAACTGTGGGCTACTGGCCCTGTTCGTCTCGGCGGCGCTGCCAGCGTTGTTCGATGCGGTCCATCATGGAGCGTCGCTGTCTGCTCGGCCGGGCCGCCGGCGGCCCGGCCGCCTGTTCGCCCGGTTTGGGAGCCTTACGCCAGCCCGTCACAGCGAGCACCGCACAGCCCAGCATGACCAGGAACCCGACCACACTGACCCAGATCTGCTGTGCGACCATTCCGGCCATGAGGAGCGCGATACCTACGAGGAAGCCCGCCACCGCCTGGTAGACCCGTCGCCGGGTGTACGTACGCAGCGCGCTTCCCTCAAGCGCTGTCGCGAACTTGGGATCTTCGGCGTACAGCGCTCGCTCCATCTGCTCGAGCATTCGCTGCTCGTGCTCCGAGAGCGGCACGGAGTCCTCCTCATCGTGCAGTCGCCGGGGCGACCGGGGGTCCCCTTCAGGATAGGCAGGGAATCGCCCCCGTGAAACCCGCCCCTCTGCGCCAATCGACCGACCGGAATCCGCCATGGCCGTCCGGCTCACTGAGGCTTCCATTCCCCAGCGGCCGCTCCGTCATGCCGGGCGGTCTCCTTCGATCATACGGCGCCGGGCACCCGTTCGGGGGGCCTGTGGCGTACTCCATCCGCCGCCGCGCCCCTGATCAGCGCGGCGGCGCGGGACCCGCTCAGGCCCCGTCCGCCCCTCGCGTTCCACCGGAAGCCGTCTCGCCCGGACCAGTCTCACCGGGACCCGTGTCGCCGGGACCCGTCTCGCCGGGACCCGTCTCGCCGAGAACGTGGAGCTGGGTGGCCACGGCGTGGAAGGCAGTGTGCTCGGCCGCTGCGGCCTCCAGCGCGAGCAGCGCCTCCAGGGCCCCGGGCTCGGTGTCCACCAGCACCCCGGGGACGAGATCGGCGAAGACGCGCACGCCGTGCACGGCGGCCACCCGCAGCCCCGCGTCCTCGACGAGCGCGGTGAGCTGTCCGGCGGTGAAACGGTGCGGCACGGGGTCGGCGTCCCCCCATCGGCCGTTCGGGTCGTCGAGGGCCTGGCGGGCCTCCTTGAAGTGCCCGGCGAGGGCGCGCGCGAGCACGGCACCGCCGAGGCCGGCGGCGAGCAGGCTGAGCACGCCGCCGGGGCGCAGCGCGGCCACCGCGTTGCGCACGCCCTCCCCGGGATCGTCCACGTATTCCAGGACCCCGTGGCACAGCACGGCGTCGTGTCCGCCGCGCTCGATCACGTCGAACAGGCCGTGGGCGTCGCCCTGCACGCCCCGCACCCGGTCGGCGACGCCCGCCTCGGCCGCCCGGCGCTCCAGGGCGAACAGCGCGTTGGGGCTGGGGTCGACGACGGTGACGCGGTGGCCGAGCCGGGCGACGGGCACGGCGAAGTTGCCACTGCCGCCCCCGGTGTCGAGCACGTCGAGCACGTCCCGGCCCGTGACCTTG carries:
- a CDS encoding DUF3488 and transglutaminase-like domain-containing protein, whose protein sequence is MSGRARLALCAAAATLMASCALLPLVSPATWYFQAVFLVLVQTGVGAVTRRVPLARTLTLACQALVTLLLLTLFCARSYAIAGFVPGPQAFRYFAELLDSGSDQVAQYAIPAPLTPGIRLMLVGGVALIGLAVDALAVTFRSAAPAGLPLLALYSVAAGLADGGAAWLWFLLASAGYLMLLLAEGRDRLSQWGRVFGGSGGAQARGDSGTTAPVRTGRRIGALALGVAVVVPLALPTLDGGLLDAAGAGVGQGTGGGTISAVNPLVSLRDSLNTDDDRQVLSYRTSTEDTQDMYLRIVALDDFDGTTWRPAQRHIEDVPGTFPDPAGLARDVRRDEIRTRIAAADTYAQDWLPMPYPASGVDVDGKWRYEPVGRTLVGDHGQTTKGARYTVRSLVVQPTARQLATAPAPSAELEREFTKVPASLPDVVAEKAAEVTKGAHNHYEQAVKLQDWFALNGGFTYDTQVEVGSGSGAIARFLRDKRGFCVHFSFAMASMARTLGIPARVAVGFTPGTAQADGSMSVGLRDAHAWPELYFEGVGWTRFEPTPNRGTTPEYTRTRTPTGEESKAPEATESASATASAEPSADESCSPDQKRLQACPTESALAGAASHDDGPPWWQIAGLAALVLLVLVVPLLPMLWRQRRRAARLGGHGRGEHETAGHALAVWQEVMDSAWDLGIVPDDSLTPRRTAERIVRLGGLGGGAAEAMHRLASAVEAVLYAPRPRPVAGVARDARVVLGALRAAVGGGARLRAAVAPRSVRRVMWAVAERWAGLRAAVRARVPSVPRRAQG
- a CDS encoding DUF3040 domain-containing protein, whose translation is MPLSEHEQRMLEQMERALYAEDPKFATALEGSALRTYTRRRVYQAVAGFLVGIALLMAGMVAQQIWVSVVGFLVMLGCAVLAVTGWRKAPKPGEQAAGPPAARPSRQRRSMMDRIEQRWQRRRDEQGQ
- a CDS encoding methyltransferase, whose translation is MSDPMRPRASLRTAVVWEVLQDALDRRVKVTGRDVLDVLDTGGGSGNFAVPVARLGHRVTVVDPSPNALFALERRAAEAGVADRVRGVQGDAHGLFDVIERGGHDAVLCHGVLEYVDDPGEGVRNAVAALRPGGVLSLLAAGLGGAVLARALAGHFKEARQALDDPNGRWGDADPVPHRFTAGQLTALVEDAGLRVAAVHGVRVFADLVPGVLVDTEPGALEALLALEAAAAEHTAFHAVATQLHVLGETGPGETGPGDTGPGETGPGETASGGTRGADGA